The following proteins are co-located in the Desulfurococcus amylolyticus Z-533 genome:
- a CDS encoding class I SAM-dependent methyltransferase, with product MTRGSLLKELAREILGEGVAEKVWRRVEFIGDLALIRTPLNMSPEELKPLALEILKRFNFVKSVWAAIPGVEGPYRLRKHVLLAGEDRSETLYREHGCVFKVDINKVYISPSLNYEHYRIAKLVAPGETVLNMFAGAGLFSIIIARYAKPRKVYSIDINPYAYHYMVENVRLNHVEDVVEPILGDAGEVVNSRLTNTSDRVLMPYPELALDYLDKALMALRDGRGWIHVYLHVKTAKGEHYLTKAEQLVAEKLASLGVRNYDISSKRKIRNVGPRTHQVVVDIKIL from the coding sequence ATGACAAGAGGTAGCTTACTAAAGGAATTAGCGAGAGAGATACTTGGAGAGGGGGTTGCCGAGAAGGTCTGGAGAAGGGTTGAGTTCATAGGCGATCTCGCATTAATCAGGACACCGTTGAATATGAGCCCTGAGGAGTTAAAGCCGTTAGCCCTTGAGATTCTGAAGCGCTTTAACTTCGTTAAAAGCGTATGGGCAGCTATCCCAGGAGTAGAGGGGCCTTATAGGCTGAGGAAACATGTGTTGCTGGCGGGAGAGGACAGGAGTGAAACACTGTATAGGGAGCATGGCTGCGTCTTCAAGGTGGATATAAATAAGGTATATATATCTCCCAGCTTAAACTACGAGCACTATAGGATCGCTAAACTAGTGGCTCCTGGTGAGACGGTTTTGAACATGTTTGCTGGTGCCGGGTTGTTCAGTATAATAATAGCTAGATACGCCAAGCCGAGGAAAGTATACAGTATAGATATAAATCCATACGCATACCACTACATGGTTGAAAACGTGAGGTTGAACCATGTGGAGGACGTGGTCGAACCCATCCTAGGCGATGCTGGTGAGGTAGTGAATTCAAGGCTCACTAATACAAGCGACAGGGTGTTAATGCCGTATCCTGAACTGGCCCTCGACTATCTCGACAAGGCATTGATGGCGTTGAGGGATGGAAGAGGATGGATACACGTGTATCTACATGTTAAAACGGCGAAGGGGGAGCATTATTTAACCAAGGCTGAACAACTAGTGGCTGAAAAACTTGCCTCACTCGGTGTGAGAAATTATGATATTTCAAGTAAGAGGAAGATAAGGAATGTAGGGCCACGTACTCATCAAGTAGTAGTGGATATTAAAATATTGTAG
- a CDS encoding transglutaminase-like domain-containing protein has translation MRVLRVFYVALVVVLLCLQYATPLIVHGEITPRETCSILYFINAIKVYNSLINDTLLLETPQNITLNTGLRQESTPIYVYNLGFNETLGSYVFNVSAGNGFFGFFISRIKVCYSDNSMILGYYRLALNNPGYSISNQSIPGDITTEYVKTPYSRVIEVVVPAFEDWFKNRYNSSVYSASKLGIAVNAAYFIYTEYFTYNASSLPRTIDEVIESRQGDCDDMSRVLVELLSHYNIPAIIGYGYVYIPDLKLETNLGNVTYYYVYNGPHAFVLAYIPGLGWVSLDFLASSLLEYPFVFEGYTRETIVNESEVQEVVDFHKKISATQVFIVVDEEKYRNMFGESISSLPSKIEKYIEGVSGGPDETTVSSSTTTTRSEAPASTTTVTRNSEPGIRGPGSALIAIMLLSVLVVAAGIALLVRRSTTSSSFFSPSLLFQPHIP, from the coding sequence ATGAGGGTGCTTAGAGTATTTTACGTGGCACTAGTAGTGGTTCTCCTATGTTTACAATACGCAACCCCCCTTATCGTGCACGGGGAGATAACGCCTCGTGAGACATGCAGCATTCTCTACTTTATCAATGCTATAAAAGTCTATAACTCCCTGATCAACGATACCCTACTGCTTGAGACACCGCAGAATATCACGTTAAACACCGGTCTTCGTCAGGAATCCACCCCTATATACGTGTACAACCTTGGGTTCAATGAAACCCTGGGATCATATGTCTTCAATGTCTCAGCTGGTAATGGCTTCTTCGGCTTCTTCATCTCAAGGATTAAAGTGTGTTATAGTGATAACTCAATGATACTCGGATACTATAGGCTTGCATTAAATAATCCAGGCTACAGCATAAGCAATCAAAGCATACCAGGCGACATCACCACGGAGTACGTGAAAACACCATATAGTAGGGTTATAGAGGTCGTGGTGCCGGCTTTCGAGGATTGGTTTAAGAACAGGTATAATTCATCAGTGTACTCAGCAAGTAAGCTCGGGATAGCGGTTAATGCCGCCTACTTTATATACACAGAGTACTTTACATATAATGCATCATCTCTCCCGAGGACTATTGATGAAGTAATCGAGTCCAGGCAAGGAGATTGCGATGACATGTCGCGTGTACTGGTTGAGCTACTCAGCCACTATAATATACCGGCTATAATAGGATACGGCTACGTGTATATCCCGGATTTAAAGCTTGAGACAAATCTTGGAAACGTCACATATTACTATGTGTACAACGGCCCCCACGCCTTTGTCCTAGCCTATATTCCAGGCCTTGGATGGGTTTCACTGGATTTCCTCGCCAGCTCTCTACTTGAATACCCCTTTGTGTTCGAAGGATACACACGTGAAACAATTGTAAATGAGTCTGAGGTTCAGGAAGTAGTGGACTTCCATAAGAAAATATCAGCTACCCAGGTCTTCATCGTGGTTGATGAGGAGAAATACAGGAATATGTTTGGAGAATCGATCAGTAGTCTTCCTTCGAAAATAGAGAAATATATTGAGGGAGTATCCGGGGGGCCCGATGAAACCACCGTGTCCAGTTCCACTACAACTACTCGATCAGAGGCCCCTGCATCAACCACCACGGTAACGAGGAATAGTGAGCCAGGTATCAGAGGCCCCGGCTCCGCGTTAATAGCTATAATGCTATTGTCTGTGTTAGTTGTAGCCGCGGGGATAGCCCTGCTGGTTCGGAGAAGTACTACGTCTTCTTCTTTCTTCTCTCCTTCTCTCCTGTTTCAACCTCATATACCCTGA